A stretch of DNA from Leptolyngbya sp. SIO1E4:
TAGATTTCACAAAGTTCCATCCCTCCAATAAGGTTTCTCGAAATCGCTGACCTTGAACCTGAGTTTGCCTAATGTGTACCTTTTGCAGGCCGAACAGGAAAACCAGATATAGAATTAGGTAAATAAATGCATTAAAGATAATCAATTCAGCATTGTCACTATTAACTTTTTGTAGCAGGTCCTGTGAAAAAGCGGCGATGAGGATGCCAATCAGATTGCCGAATAGTCCGAGCGCTGAAATCAACGGGAATAGCCTTTGAGCCTGACGAGGTTCAAACATATCACTTGCCAATACCCAAAATATTAAAGGAAAGAAAATAAATTGCTGTTCAGAGAGTAAGTAAAACAGTGAACTATTTAACCAGGCTGGAGCTTGTAGAACAAACAGACATCTGAGGAATATAAAGGCCAGCCCCAGCCCAAAACAGGTGGCCTGCATTAACTTGATGCGATCAAAGCGATCAACTAACAGCGTGTGGGTGCCTGTCATCACAATGCTGATGAAGCTATTCACGAGCATCAGCAGCAAAAATTGTGGTGCCCCAACATCTGTAATAAACCGGCTGATTGACTCAATTTCAGCAATTTTCTGGGCTAGGGAATTGCCGAGGAGGGCAATTCCTAAAATCAGCACTAGGTTAAGCTCGCCGGGGCGTAAGTTCCAAATCCGCATTAGAAAAGCCTTTATTCTGGACAGAAATTCCAACAGAAGAGTGCCGTATCAGCCGACGAGAGCCCGGACAGCACTGGCATCGTGAACTTAACCGTGTGCTTCATTCGGGCTCTGCTTCAGGTTGGGAGGCACTGATCCCGATAAACCGTTGCAAAGCTGCTATGGACCGGTTGTAACCGAGTACAGCAGTTGTCACGTTCCCCAGTGCCTGAGTGAGTCGAAATTCGGCATCCAGCACATCAGACTGAGTGCCCACTCCCGCCTGGAAGCGGAGCCGCGCAATTCTCAAGGCTTCTTCTGCCCGTGATACTGCATTTTCAGCGGTTTCTAGATTTTCGGTATTAGCCAGTAAGCTGGCATAAGCTTGAGTGATTTCTGAGCGAATCTGGTTGCTGGTCTCCGAAAATTGCAGGTCAGCAACTTCAATGTTGGCTTCTGCGGCCCTCGCCCCCGCGTTGGCGGCACCCCCATCCAAGATTAACCAGTTGACTGTGAGCCCTAACGAGTAGCCGTCTCCAAACCCCTCTACTGCAGAACCCCGAGGGTCATCTGTATATAGTTGTAGGAGATCATAAGTGGCAAACAGATTTACTTGGGGACGAGTGCCAGCGAGTGCAGCTTGTCGCTGGGCCTCGGCAGCCTGTCGCTGGGCTAATTGTTGGTCAAGTTCTGCACGATTTTGTAAGGCCAGAAAAATCGTCTCCTCTAACGAAAGCTGCCAAGGATCGACCGTGGCTACCGGCTCAGCCGTCGTAATCGTGAGCCCCAGTGGAGTACTCAGAATTTGGACTAAGGTGCTTTGGGCCGATTCGACCTGGCTTTCGGCATTAATCAAGTTTTGCTGAGAGGCATCTAACTCGACTTGGGAGTTGAGGAGGTCTAACCGAGTCGCCAGGCCAGCTCCTAATAGTGCTTCAATGTCTCTGAGGCTACGACTACGGCGTTCGATGTCTGCCCTGAAAATTTCGGCCTGGGACTCTGCATCTTGCAGGTCATAGTAGGCATTGGTGACCTGCAGGCGAACTTCCTGCTGCAAACGATTGACTTCAAGAGCGGTAAATTCAGTCTGGGCTTCGGCTTGCTGAATGCTGGCAGTTCGCTGTGGCGAATACAGCGCGTAGTTAACTTGTAAGCCTCCCGATAAATTTGTTGTGGCGTAGCTATCTAGCTGGTTCAAGGCGATTTGGCTACTTTGCAGATTTTGTTGCAACTGAGAAAGCTGCAAAGACAGGACAACGACTTCTACTGGGTCGGTGACGGTGGGAAGCGTATTTTGAATCGTATTGATGGCTGATGTGGTTTCAGCAATTTGAGAGGTTAGCTGATCGCGGGTGGCGTTTGTTGAGATTTCAGTCGAAGGGTCAAGTTGACGACTGACTTGCCCTTGCAAGCTGAGGGTGGGAAATAGCTGGGCTCTAGCTTGGTCAACCAAAGCCTGATCTCGCCGTAATTGGGTACGGGCAATTTGTAATGGCCGATTATTGGTCTCTGCAAGGCTAATAGCTTGTTCTAGGGTGAGGGGGATAACCTTATCAACCCTGATCACGTCGGGGGAGTCTGGCAGTTCCAGAAGATTGTCACTGGGGTTGAGGTTGACGCCTGTATCGGTGCCAGGGAAGGTTGGTGCAGCAGGATCTGGCTCAGAAGGAACGTCTAACTCCTCTGAGTCAATCGGGCTTTGTTGCGCAATAACATCCCCAGAATTTGAGTCTACGATCGCCCCTTCACTGGTTGAAAGGACAGTTTGCGATCGCCCCCGATCCTGATCATCAACCGCTGCACTTGGACTCTGAGGCGGCCACGGGAAATTTTGAATTCGCTGCTGAGCTGGGGGCACCTGCCTGGACTCAACCTTCTCCATCGAGCCTATCGACCGGTCAGAAAAGTTGAGCTTTTCCGGCTCCCCTAGCAGTGGGTTTGAGGTGCTGCTGAAAACCGCATCCCTCGCAAAATCATGAGTCGCTTCTACCGGTGTAGTTGCTCTCGCGTGGCCGTTAAAGCCGAGGGTGAGGGAACAGGTCAAGAAGTTGAGCAGAGAAATTTTGATTAAGGTTGAGCCCATGTCTCTATTAGCCCGTTGAACGCCTTATGGTTATCAGAGGAGGGTGGCAGCGATGCGAGCAAAGACTCTCTGGGGGAAAAATCTAAATTCCCCAGAAAGTTCTCTCCAAAATTAATGGCCATAACGGCTTAAGCAATTGCCCAAGCGCTTTTGGCCTTATTGAAAAAACGGTGGCAGCGAATTGGAAAAATGGTGGCGATGCGAGCCAAGAGACTTTAAGTCAAGACTTAACCCTACAGAAAGCGCTTGCCACTACGAATGGTGGCAAAGCTGCTGCAATTGTTTAAAGGCTTCTAAGTGTGGCGGTGTAATGCTAGTGTAGCTGCCTTGATATGAGATGGCAATTACATCGGGACTTGCATACGTTAACCAGAGTTGTCACGCATGAGCAGTCAGAACTGGAGACGAAGAGAGAAAAACACCGGTCTCAGCTTACGGTCAAGTAATGTGTATCCCCAGCGCCCCGGTGATCAGCCACTGGCATGCCCCTGATTGCAGTTACCCAGAGAGACCGTCAAATGCGTGTGGTAGTTCAGCGAGTAGAGTCCTCCAGCGTTTCAGTAGAGGGCAAGATAGTCGGCGAAATTGGCCAGGGGCTAAATCTTTTGGTGGGCATTGCCCCCTCTGACACCCCCGCCGAGCTGGCTTGGATGGCGCGCAAATGCCTAAACCTCTGCATTTTTTCCCAACCAGACAGCGATCGCTGCGATCTTTCAGTCCAGGAAGTTCAGGGCGATATCTTAGTCATCAGTCAATTTACCCTCTATGGAGACTGCCGCAAGGGGCGACGGCCCTCATTTGCCCAGGCTGCGCCCCCACCTCAGGCAGCAGCTCTCTATGACCAGTTTGTGGAGATGCTGCGAGCCAGTGGAT
This window harbors:
- a CDS encoding TolC family protein — its product is MGSTLIKISLLNFLTCSLTLGFNGHARATTPVEATHDFARDAVFSSTSNPLLGEPEKLNFSDRSIGSMEKVESRQVPPAQQRIQNFPWPPQSPSAAVDDQDRGRSQTVLSTSEGAIVDSNSGDVIAQQSPIDSEELDVPSEPDPAAPTFPGTDTGVNLNPSDNLLELPDSPDVIRVDKVIPLTLEQAISLAETNNRPLQIARTQLRRDQALVDQARAQLFPTLSLQGQVSRQLDPSTEISTNATRDQLTSQIAETTSAINTIQNTLPTVTDPVEVVVLSLQLSQLQQNLQSSQIALNQLDSYATTNLSGGLQVNYALYSPQRTASIQQAEAQTEFTALEVNRLQQEVRLQVTNAYYDLQDAESQAEIFRADIERRSRSLRDIEALLGAGLATRLDLLNSQVELDASQQNLINAESQVESAQSTLVQILSTPLGLTITTAEPVATVDPWQLSLEETIFLALQNRAELDQQLAQRQAAEAQRQAALAGTRPQVNLFATYDLLQLYTDDPRGSAVEGFGDGYSLGLTVNWLILDGGAANAGARAAEANIEVADLQFSETSNQIRSEITQAYASLLANTENLETAENAVSRAEEALRIARLRFQAGVGTQSDVLDAEFRLTQALGNVTTAVLGYNRSIAALQRFIGISASQPEAEPE
- a CDS encoding D-tyrosyl-tRNA(Tyr) deacylase, with protein sequence MRVVVQRVESSSVSVEGKIVGEIGQGLNLLVGIAPSDTPAELAWMARKCLNLCIFSQPDSDRCDLSVQEVQGDILVISQFTLYGDCRKGRRPSFAQAAPPPQAAALYDQFVEMLRASGLVVKTGIFGAMMQVAIHNDGPVTLLLERESEQSP